The following proteins come from a genomic window of Lolium rigidum isolate FL_2022 chromosome 5, APGP_CSIRO_Lrig_0.1, whole genome shotgun sequence:
- the LOC124652550 gene encoding endoglucanase 24, with protein MVSKRGGCCGWLIVALVLALVATAAVVAIMKRKPGGGGGGGSSRRPKPLPVPGPPGDVDSKYGDSLGIALQFFQVQKAGKLVDNQIPWRGDSALDDGKEAKLDLSKGLYDAGDHMKFTFPMAFTATVLAWSILEYGDQMTAAKQLDPALDGLRWITDFLIAAHPSDNVLYIQVGDPDLDHNCWQRPETMTEKRPLTQINPKSPGSDIAAEAAAAMAAASMVFKSSDTKYSDTLLQHAQKLFTFADTYRGISSDTYPKLQSYYNSTSYVDELLWAASWLYHATGDQTYLSYVTVQNGKAYADWGRPTWFSWDDKLPGTQVLLSRVNFFGSKQTSNAENMGLKSYRDTAEAVICGLLPDSPSATGSRTGGGLVWISGWNSLQHATNAAFLAVVYSDYMLTSQTAAVECSGKYFSPTDIRNFAISQANYILGDNPMKLSYLVGYGSNYPQQVHHRGASIPSDAKTGCKGFDYLHSTSPNPNIATGALVGGPFQNDSFVDLRDNAVQTESSTYNSGTLVGLLSGLVTMSSIAKTFT; from the exons ATGGTGTCCAAGAGGGGGGGCTGCTGCGGGTGGCTGATCGTGGCGCTGGTGCTGGCGCTCGTGgccacggcggcggtggtggccatcATGAAGCGGAAGcccgggggaggaggaggcggcggctcgaGCCGCCGCCCCAAGCCGCTCCCCGTCCCCGGCCCGCCCGGCGACGTCGACTCCAAGTACGGCGACTCGCTCGGGATCGCGCTCCAGTTCTTCCAGGTCCAGAAGG CGGGGAAGCTGGTGGACAACCAGATCCCGTGGCGGGGCGACTCGGCGCTGGACGACGGGAAGGAGGCGAAGCTGGATCTCTCCAAGGGGCTCTACGACGCCGGGGATCACATGAAGTTCACCTTCCCCATGGCGTTCACGGCCACCGTGCTCGCCTGGTCCATCCTCGAGTACGGGGACCAGATGACCGCCGCCAAGCAGCTCGACCCTGCGCTCGACGGGCTCCGCTGGATCACCGACTTCCTCATCGCCGCGCATCCGTCAGACAACGTGTTGTACATTCAG gttggtgATCCTGATCTAGATCACAACTGTTGGCAAAGGCCAGAAACAATGACTGAGAAAAGGCCGCTCACACAGATTAACCCAAAGTCCCCTGGATCAGATATCGCTGCTGAGGCAGCAGCGGCCATGGCAGCAGCCTCAATGGTTTTCAAATCCAGTGACACTAAATACTCGGATACACTTCTTCAACATGCACAGAAGTTGTTTACTTTCGCTGATACTTACAGAGGCATCTCTAGTGACACCTATCCAAAGCTCCAGAGCTATTATAATTCAACTAGTTATGTTGATGAGCTCCTGTGGGCGGCGAGTTGGCTCTATCACGCCACAGGAGATCAGACGTATCTCAGTTACGTGACTGTGCAAAATGGGAAGGCTTATGCTGATTGGGGAAGGCCAACATGGTTCAGCTGGGACGACAAGCTCCCGGGGACACAG GTTCTCTTGTCAAGAGTCAATTTCTTTGGATCCAAACAGACGTCTAATGCTGAAAACATGGGGCTCAAATCGTACAGAGACACTGCCGAAGCTGTCATTTGTGGGCTTCTACCCGATTCTCCATCAGCCACTGGTAGTAGGACTGGCG GGGGGTTGGTGTGGATAAGTGGGTGGAATTCTCTGCAGCATGCCACAAATGCAGCATTCCTTGCTGTTGTTTACAGCGACTACATGCTGACATCTCAAACAGCAGCAGTGGAGTGCAGTGGAAAGTATTTTAGTCCAACAGATATCCGCAATTTCGCTATATCACAG GCGAACTACATATTGGGCGACAACCCAATGAAGCTTAGCTACCTGGTGGGATATGGGAGCAACTATCCGCAGCAGGTACACCACAGGGGGGCATCGATCCCCTCGGATGCGAAAACAGGCTGCAAAGGATTCGACTACCTCCACTCGACCAGTCCGAACCCAAATATTGCCACAGGAGCCCTTGTGGGCGGGCCATTTCAGAATGACTCCTTTGTAGACTTGCGTGACAATGCGGTGCAGACAGAGTCAAGCACTTACAACAGCGGCACCTTGGTAGGCCTGCTCTCAGGTCTTGTCACCATGTCGTCCATCGCCAAGACATTCACCTAG
- the LOC124654178 gene encoding seipin-2-like: protein MPLPPAAPPGMLESLAVFIIKAVAFQVSALIAFITFPVRLLQWWYLFVTDPVGSARRAHDWALGAVGQATGAVAAQLGGGEGVGRVAGRLAWGSLWAVYVCVVLCALLIMAFLGGGLLVGKMVEEPVQVTETLNFDYTKPSPVAFVPVRRLVPPHQRMQLEVSLTLPESDYNRRLGVFQVRAEFLSANGKVVSATSHPCMLKFKSVHMHFIETFFQSFSLLTGYSSESQVIRLKMSGIKEAFEPITGVTIMLEQRAEFSPGAGIPEIYAASLLLEAELPLIKRILWNWRWTLFVWSSMGFFVFELLFALVCCRTCIFPRGGHHAVAP, encoded by the exons ATGCCTctgccgccggcggcgccgccgggcatGCTCGAGTCCCTGGCCGTATTCATCATCAAAGCGGTGGCGTTCCAGGTGAGCGCGCTCATCGCCTTCATCACCTTCCCGGTGCGGCTGCTGCAGTGGTGGTACCTCTTCGTCACCGACCCGGTGGGCTCGGCGCGGCGGGCGCACGACTGGGCGCTCGGGGCGGTGGGGCAGGCCACCGGCGCGGTGGCCGCGCAGCTCGGGGGCGGCGAGGGCGTGGGGCGCGTGGCCGGGAGGCTGGCGTGGGGGTCGCTCTGGGCCGTGTACGTCTGCGTGGTCCTCTGCGCGCTGCTCATCATGGCGTTCCTCGGAGGGGGGCTGCTGGTGGGGAAGATGGTGGAGGAGCCCGTTCAGGTGACGGAGACTCTGAATTTTGATTACACCAAGCCGAGCCCTGTGGCGTTCGTGCCCGTGCGGCGGTTGGTGCCGCCGCATCAGCGGATGCAGCTCGAGGTGTCGCTCACGCTGCCTGAGTCGGATTACAACAGGAGGCTGGGCGTTTTCCAG GTAAGGGCAGAGTTTCTATCTGCAAATGGAAAAGTGGTCTCTGCGACGAGCCACCCATGCATGCTGAAGTTCAAGAGTGTCCACATGCATTTCATAGAAACTTTTTTCCAGAGTTTTTCTCTATTGACGGGCTACTCGTCAGAATCCCAGGTCATCAGACTAAAAATGAGCGGTATCAAGGAGGCTTTTGAACCAATAACAGGAGTGACGATAATGCTGGAGCAGCGAGCCGAGTTTAGTCCTGGTGCAGGCATCCCGGAGATATATGCTGCATCGCTATTGCTCGAGGCCGAGCTTCCTCTGATCAAGAGAATACTCTGGAACTGGAGGTGGACTCTTTTTGTTTGGAGCAGCATGGGGTTCTTCGTTTTTGAGTTGTTGTTTGCCCTTGTTTGTTGTAGAACTTGTATATTTCCCAGGGGTGGGCATCATGCTGTAGCTCCTTAG